In the Bacteroidota bacterium genome, AATTACCAGTCAGAAAATATCATTAAAAGCTTCAGTCAATACTTTTAATTGCTGATTAAATTAAAATCAGTTTAAACTTAACTCAATTAAATTTTTAAGTATGGCTTTAAAATTTGCATAATTAAATTACTATGAAATTTGATTGCCTTTTTATCGGGTTCTTTTGTATTAGTGAGCAAAAAAGTTCTCATCCATCCGTCAGAAACTATGAAAATGGTATAGAATGCATATTCCCGGGCCTGTAAATCAAAACCGGAATGAAATAAGTGCATTTCATCAAATGCTTTAAATGCACCATAAATCATTTCCTTTCTTCGTCCCATTAAGTTCCTATATGATTTTAGCAGGTTGGGGTACTGACCAATCGTTTTTGGCGATTCCACAAATAAAAATCGATACTTTACTGCTAACTGAAATATTTGTTCAATATTAAGCATCAGCAAAGCATATATATCCTGTTCAAGTTGCGCCGGGATTTTAGCAGCCTCAATTATTTCATGGTCCAATTGGTCAAATATGGACATCAATAAAATTTCTTTTGTTTTAAAATAATATCGAACATGCCCGTCGCTTATCTGCAAACTTTCCGCAATATCTCGAAAGCTGGTTTTATTGATACCCTGCTCATTAAACAAGGTAACAGCATGTTTTAGAATCTCATTTTTCAACGGGTAAGAAAATTATTTTGCCTGTAAAATTACGGAAAACAGGTTTAATGAATTTGAAATACCTATAGTAAAGCACAGTGCTCAGCCAATTAGCCCGGTATAAATACCTTTTAAAAAAATTAGCTCATTTGAGCTAATTTGTAAAATATTATGTACCTTTGCCTTAAAAAAAGCAATGCAAACGAAAATAAAAATCACCGACACCTTTGACTGTTCACTAGAGCGGGCCTTTAAAACACCTATGCTTTGCGATGTTACAAAAGTTCATACCGGTTTTGGGCTAATGCCAAAAGTTATTCAAACTACAAACGACGAAAATTGGGGCAAGCCGGGCTCAAACAAAAAGGTTTTTGTAGCAAAATCGCTCACACATAAAGGTGGGTTTGGCTCTGTAGACAATGTTATTGAACGCATTGAAAATTCCTATTGGAAAATAGAAATAAACAACTTTCAGGCTTGGATGCTTGGATTTTACAAGTTTGTAGGCGAGTGGAAAACCACTACACTTGAACCGAATAAAATTAAAATCGAATACACCTATACCATGTATTCAAGAAATCCATTATTATATCCATTAAATTGGCTATTTACCAATATTTTTTGGAAAAAATATATGCAACATGTATTGGAAAACATAAGGCAGTTAACAATCAACAATGAACCTTATTTATACGCTTAAAATAGGCTGAAGTTTTACATCCGGTTCTGCTGCAGCACAGCGCTTTACGCTGCAAATCCTCTCCAACGAAGCGGATGCGGGTTTTCTACTGCAATCGCTTTCCCGAGGTTTGTGTGTAAATATGAAGCTACCGCTAAAGAAATTGTCGGAAACTATATTTAAACCTTAATATATTTAATACGTATTTCTAAGGGTAAGTATTAAATTTATTAAACATTACATACTGAAACTTACCCTTGGCATGGCTACTAATAGATACTTAATTTATTTACATAACGAAATTTATCGTTCTGAACAACAATAATATAAATACCGTTTAAAAAAATATCAGCAGAAATTGAAGTGTTAATATTTTCTATTTTGTCGTTGAAAATTAGTTGCCCGGTAATAGCATAAATAGAGATATCGGAATTAATCATTTTATCTGGAATGTTAATCGATATTACATTTCCGCTATATGTCGCAGTAAGTGTAGACACATCGCTTTTAATTTTTCCGGCATAAATACCATGCCCACAATCAGTGTTAAAGGCATAATCTTTAATACTAATAAATTCTACGGAATCAATTATGGCGTACCTCATCCATCCATGGTAATAACAATTATCAATATTTAACCTGAACCCAAGTAGCAAGTCTGCTTCAGTAATTGCAGGCGATTGTGAAGAAAAATGCCAATCTTCAATAATAGATGATGCAAAATCACAATCCACCTCCCGATGTTTTTTAGTAATACCTAAATATTGACCGGAAACAAATTGTGCTG is a window encoding:
- a CDS encoding TetR/AcrR family transcriptional regulator; the protein is MKNEILKHAVTLFNEQGINKTSFRDIAESLQISDGHVRYYFKTKEILLMSIFDQLDHEIIEAAKIPAQLEQDIYALLMLNIEQIFQLAVKYRFLFVESPKTIGQYPNLLKSYRNLMGRRKEMIYGAFKAFDEMHLFHSGFDLQAREYAFYTIFIVSDGWMRTFLLTNTKEPDKKAIKFHSNLIMQILKPYLKI
- a CDS encoding T9SS type A sorting domain-containing protein, with product MSNKTFSVLQYSSVATALLAISNDINAQIIYEDVNPDLVYGDDILIDLDLDGNNDFRFTKSHFWDSTLGYDHCYTVDQFGVIPVGDGNAIVGVDPSYGSCWANRLDSGYLINSSAQFVSGQYLGITKKHREVDCDFASSIIEDWHFSSQSPAITEADLLLGFRLNIDNCYYHGWMRYAIIDSVEFISIKDYAFNTDCGHGIYAGKIKSDVSTLTATYSGNVISINIPDKMINSDISIYAITGQLIFNDKIENINTSISADIFLNGIYIIVVQNDKFRYVNKLSIY